In one Ananas comosus cultivar F153 linkage group 12, ASM154086v1, whole genome shotgun sequence genomic region, the following are encoded:
- the LOC109718802 gene encoding 65-kDa microtubule-associated protein 1-like codes for MAATGIGNPLLGETTCGSLLQQLQIIWDEVGESDDERDRMLLQLEQECLDVYKRKVDQAAKSRALLLQSLADSKAELAKLLSALGEKSFSGIPDKSSGTIKEQLASIAPVLEQLCKQKEERIKEFTDVQLQIQKIRGEIAGTLKNGELTGAPVIDEEDLSLKKLDEYNFQLQELQKEKSDRLHKVLDFVSTVHDLCAVLGMDFFSTITEVHPSLNDSIGVQSKSISNETLSKLSEMVLALKEDKKKRLVKLQELAAQLTDLWNLMDTPSEERGLFDHVTCNMSTAVDEVTVPGALALDLIEQAEVEVERLDQLKSSRMKEIAFKRQTELEEIYARAHIEIDSTAARERVLALIDSGNVEPSELLADMDKQILKAKEEAQSRKEILEKVEKWMSACEEESWLEDYNRDDNRYNASRGAHLNLKRAEKARILVNKIPALVDTLVAKTRAWEEDRGMPFTYDGVSLLAMLDEYTMLRQEREEEKRRLRDQKKFHEQLATEQETFFGSRPSPVRPLGPKKVVGPRSAANGGASNGTPSRRLSLNTHQNGMRSASRDGKRDLNRAAPPVINYVAISKEDAASHVSGHDPIPASP; via the exons ATGGCTGCAACAGGAATTGGCAATCCCTTGTTAGGTGAAACCACATGTGGGTCTCTGCTGCAACAGTTGCAG ATAATATGGGATGAGGTTGGCGAGAGTGATGATGAACGCGATAGGATGCTGCTTCAGCTAGAACAAGAGTGCCTGGATGTTTACAAGAGGAAAGTCGATCAGGCTGCAAAGTCGAGGGCACTGCTCCTACAGTCCTTGGCTGATTCCAAAGCAGAGCTTGCCAAGCTTCTTTCTGCTCTTGGAGAGAAGTCATTTTCTGGCATA CCTGACAAGTCATCTGGGACTATCAAGGAACAACTGGCTTCCATTGCACCAGTATTGGAACAGCTATGCAAGCAGAAAGAAGAACGGATAAAGGAGTTCACTGATGTTCAGTTGCAAATTCAGAAAATTCGTGGAGAAATTGCTGGCACCCTGAAGAATGGTGAGCTGACAGGAGCACCGGTAATTGATGAGGAGGATCTATCACTAAAGAAGCTGGATGAATATAACTTTCAGCTGCAGGAACTACAGAAAGAAAAG AGTGATAGACTACACAAGGTTCTTGACTTTGTCAGCACCGTGCATGATCTATGTGCTGTCTTAGGAATGGATTTCTTCAGTACCATAACTGAAGTCCACCCTAGCCTTAATGACTCTATTGGTGTCCAATCCAAGAGCATTAGCAATGAAACCTTATCCAAGCTATCTGAAATGGTTCTTGCACTTAAAGAAGACAAAAAGAAGAGGCTTGTTAAG CTTCAAGAGCTTGCTGCTCAACTGACTGATCTCTGGAATCTAATGGATACCCCTTCAGAGGAGCGCGGTTTGTTTGATCATGTCACATGTAATATGTCTACTGCAGTTGACGAGGTCACCGTTCCTGGAGCCCTAGCTCTTGATTTAATTGAACAG GCTGAAGTGGAAGTTGAGAGGTTGGATCAGCTGAAGTCTAGCAGAATGAAGGAAATAGCATTCAAGAGACAAACCGAACTTGAGGAAATCTATGCCCGTGCACACATCGAGATTGATTCTACTGCTGCAAGAGAGAGAGTATTGGCTCTTATCGATTCTGGTAATGTTGAGCCTTCAGAATTACTAGCTGACATGGATAAGCAGATTCTTAAAGCCAAAGAAGAGGCCCAAAGCAGAAAGGAGATACTCGAAAAGGTTGAGAAGTGGATGTCGGCATGTGAAGAAGAGAGCTGGCTTGAAGACTACAATCGG GATGATAACCGATACAATGCAAGCAGAGGTGCACATTTAAATCTCAAACGAGCTGAAAAAGCTCGTATATTGGTTAACAAGATTCCAG CTCTCGTTGATACTCTGGTGGCAAAGACCCGTGCATGGGAGGAGGATCGCGGCATGCCATTTACCTATGATGGTGTTTCTCTTCTTGCAATGCTAGATGAATACACCATGCTCAGGcaggaaagagaagaagagaaacgAAGACTaaga GATCAGAAGAAGTTTCATGAGCAACTAGCAACCGAGCAAGAAACATTTTTCGGATCAAGGCCCAGCCCGGTCCGTCCGCTTGGCCCAAAGAAAGTGGTCGGGCCTAGATCAGCGGCCAATGGTGGTGCATCAAACGGCACTCCAAGCCGACGATTATCTCTTAATACACATCAGAATGGCATGAGATCTGCAAGCAGGGATGGGAAGAGAGATCTCAATAGGGCGGCTCCACCGGTAATAAACTACGTTGCCATCTCTAAAGAAGATGCGGCTTCACATGTGTCGGGTCACGACCCGATTCCTGCTTCGCCATGA